The Aedes aegypti strain LVP_AGWG chromosome 3, AaegL5.0 Primary Assembly, whole genome shotgun sequence genome contains a region encoding:
- the LOC5579024 gene encoding 39S ribosomal protein L20, mitochondrial → MVFTTVVNFVRARGPDEFWRKRKIFKLAAHYIGRPRNCYSITIRSVHRALAYATKGRELKKQDMRELWTQRINAGCEQHGMQFAAFQDGLHRNEVLLNRKVLADLAIWEPRTFEALALISQQVPEDDEGSSSSQ, encoded by the exons ATGGTATTCACCACTGTAGTTAACTTCGTTCGTGCACGAGGACCGGACGAATTCTGGAGGAAGCGGAAAATCTTCAAATTGGCCGCG CACTACATCGGTCGTCCACGGAACTGCTACTCGATAACGATCCGAAGCGTGCATCGAGCTTTGGCCTATGCCACCAAGGGACGGGAGCTGAAGAAGCAAGATATGCGAGAACTGTGGACCCAGCGGATTAACGCCGGATGCGAGCAGCACGGAATGCAGTTCGCCGCTTTCCAGGATGGTCTACATAGGAATGAGGTTTTGTTAAATAG GAAAGTGTTGGCTGATCTTGCGATTTGGGAACCGAGGACTTTTGAAGCGTTGGCACTTATTAGCCAACAAGTTCCAGAAGATGACGAAg GATCTTCATCTAGCCAATAA
- the LOC5579023 gene encoding tRNA (cytosine(34)-C(5))-methyltransferase, with protein sequence MGKRRGNNKQNPFAKKKRDLREKESEPARREKPYDDIVRANESFETYYKHQNICKPEEWDEFMGKLRANLPVTFRITGSKSQARALLKIIKDTFFSEYYRAVAEFRENGEDVPEPQCLGWYPNEFAWQLDLSRKDIRRSEPLYKLHNFLIAETSSGNISRQEAVSMIPPLVLGVEPQHKVLDMCAAPGSKTAQLIEALHAGGENLPTGFVMANDIDNNRCYMLVHQAKRLSSPCCVVTNADSSNFPNLKLKTESGEMQTLKYDRILCDVPCSGDGTMRKNPDIWTKWNLQHACNLHGLQYRIVRRGAELLEVGGKLVYSTCSLNPIENEAVLHYLLTQTGDAMEIVDASHLLPSLKHNPGITYWEPATKDMKFYKTFDEVPQMYHTIIRPQMFPPAPEDVAKFNLEKCIRVMPHQQNTGGFFIALLEKKKPLPWETSEAETTKEADAKKQDDEEPARKKPRYRRGFKEDPFVFFDGQEDIFDSIKDFYKLNDAFEPKNLLTRCKEGKKKNIYFCSEILRHVITNNEERIKFINLGVKSFARCDNRNMECDFRLAQEGLPSVIGFLGPDRQLSIGRDDLVRLLSNNDPTRPPEISTLSEETQNSVQKLGPGSCVLKYDEDDLQLDIVGWRGTKSLRAYVDQHDTVHMLRLLGADVSKYEKNKFEAKKEAEAEKETNKDEADDDVTEDVTQAEENGEKAVVAEVKEESKDTEAVKEEAKEESKDAAAVTDEVKEESKDEDVKMESENDVKVESS encoded by the exons ATGGGCAAAAGGCGTGGTAACAATAAGCAAAATCCGTTTGCCAAGAAAAAGCGCGATCTACGAGAGAAG GAGTCGGAACCGGCCCGGCGGGAGAAACCATACGATGACATTGTCCGCGCCAATGAATCGTTCGAGACCTACTACAAACACCAGAACATCTGCAAACCGGAGGAATGGGATGAATTCATGGGAAAGCTGCGTGCCAATTTGCCGGTCACTTTCAGAATCACCGGTTCCAAGAGTCAGGCCCGTGCCCTGCTGAAGATCATAAAGGATACGTTTTTCTCGGAGTATTACCGGGCGGTGGCTGAGTTCAGGGAGAACGGCGAAGACGTTCCGGAGCCGCAGTGTTTGGGATGGTATCCCAACGAGTTTGCCTGGCAGTTGGATCTTTCCCGGAAGGACATTCGGCGTTCGGAGCCCTTGTACAAATTGCACAACTTTTTGATTGCGGAAACGAGCTCCGGGAATATCAGCAGACAGGAAGCCGTTTCGATGATACCGCCACTGGTGCTGGGAGTTGAGCCTCAGCACAAGGTGTTGGATATGTGTGCCGCTCCGGGATCGAAAACGGCTCAGTTGATCGAAGCTTTGCATGCTGGCGGGGAAAATCTTCCAACGGGATTCGTCATGGCCAATGATATCGATAATAACCGGTGCTATATGCTGGTTCACCAAGCTAAGAGATTGAGCTCGCCTTGCTGCGTGGTGACCAATGCGGACAGTTCCAATTTCCCCAACCTAAAGCTCAAAACCGAATCCGGGGAAATGCAAACACTGAAGTACGATCGTATCCTGTGTGACGTTCCGTGCTCGGGTGATGGAACCATGCGTAAGAATCCGGACATCTGGACCAAATGGAACCTTCAGCATGCATGCAACTTGCACGGATTGCAATATCGCATTGTAAGGAGAGGCGCAGAGTTGTTGGAAGTCGGTGGAAAGTTGGTATATTCCACATGTTCTCTGAATCCCATCGAGAACGAAGCCGTACTCCATTATCTTCTCACACAAACGGGAGATGCCATGGAAATTGTGGATGCCAGTCATTTACTGCCATCGTTGAAACACAACCCCGGCATCACCTACTGGGAACCGGCCACCAAGGACATGAAGTTCTATAAGACTTTCGACGAAGTACCGCAAATGTATCACACCATCATTCGTCCGCAGATGTTCCCTCCAGCTCCGGAGGACGTGGCCAAGTTCAATCTGGAGAAGTGCATCCGAGTGATGCCACACCAGCAGAACACCGGAGGTTTCTTCATCGCCCTGTTGGAGAAGAAGAAACCACTTCCATGGGAAACGAGTGAGGCAGAGACCACGAAAGAAGCGGATGCCAAGAAACAGGACGATGAGGAGCCAGCCCGCAAGAAGCCTAGGTACCGCAGAGGCTTCAAGGAGGATCCGTTCGTGTTCTTCGATGGGCAGGAGGATATTTTCGATTCCATCAAGGATTTCTACAAACTGAACGATG CCTTTGAACCGAAGAACCTGTTAACCCGTTGCAAGGAGGGCAAAAAGAAGAACATCTACTTCTGTTCGGAGATCCTCCGGCACGTCATCACCAACAACGAGGAACGGATCAAGTTCATCAATCTGGGCGTGAAGTCGTTTGCCCGATGCGACAATCGCAACATGGAATGTGACTTCCGGTTGGCACAGGAAGGTCTTCCAAGTGTAATCGGTTTCCTCGGCCCAGACCGACAGCTGTCCATCGGCAGGGACGATCTGGTACGATTGTTGTCGAACAATGATCCGACGAGGCCGCCGGAAATTAGCACCCTGTCGGAAGAGACGCAGAACAGTGTGCAGAAGCTGGGCCCGGGAAGTTGCGTGCTGAAGTATGACGAAGACGATCTGCAGCTGGACATCGTTGGCTGGCGTGGAACGAAAAGTTTGAGGGCGTACGTCGATCAGCACGATACCGTGCACATGCTGCGACTGCTGGGTGCCGATGtatccaaatatg agaaaaacaaatttgaggCCAAGAAGGAAGCAGAAGCGGAGAAGGAAACGAACAAAGATGAAGCGGACGACGATGTAACGGAAGATGTAACGCAGGCCGAAGAGAACGGAGAAAAGGCGGTTGTTGCAGAAGTAAAAGAAGAAAGTAAGGACACAGAAGCAGTGAAAGAAGAGGCGAAAGAAGAAAGTAAAGATGCAGCAGCAGTAACTGATGAAGTGAAAGAAGAAAGTAAGGATGAAGATGTTAAGATGGAAAGTGAGAACGATGTAAAGGTGGAATCGAGTTGA